Proteins encoded by one window of Aptenodytes patagonicus chromosome 11, bAptPat1.pri.cur, whole genome shotgun sequence:
- the LOC143165558 gene encoding C-C motif chemokine 5-like, producing MLAARTVLALTMLLTLSPHCDAALYTLSECCFSYIKSPLRLANLKGFYTTPKECFMPAIVFEIRNGTKFCTNPAMTWVEKAVQRLQKRKRLRAL from the exons ATGCTCGCTGCAAGGACGGTCCTGGCGCTCACGATGCTACTCACCCTCTCCCCACACTGTGATGCAG cccTTTACACACTGTCCGAGTGCTGCTTCAGTTACATAAAGTCCCCTCTCCGGCTGGCTAACCTGAAGGGTTTCTACACAACCCCCAAGGAGTGTTTTATGCCAGCAATTGT GTTTGAGATCAGGAATGGAACCAAGTTCTGCACAAACCCAGCGATGACTTGGGTGGAGAAAGCAGTTCAGAGgcttcaaaaaaggaaaagacttcGTGCCCTGTAA